AGTATGAGCCTGAAAGCAGGGTTGTGTCATTTACAGTATCTAAAGTACAAGAGTGGAACAGAGCATGGGTTAATAGTAagacaagtcttttttttttttttttgtcggtgCTGAGACCAGAAACAGTGGAGCTGCTTAGATCTACACATCAGCCCCCCTCGCTGAATGACGTGAAGCCAGGCTTTACAGACAGTGAGCAGTCCAACCCAGACCCATGCACAGCAAGAAAAAGCTACATTCCCCAGCACAGTTTGCAGCGCTGTGCTCTGAACAAGCCACACTGTACATTTCTAGGGATTCTGGATTTGTGCACACGCTTGCACTGTGTGGGAAGAATAGCTTTTTATGCTGTGACACACATCATGTTATGCAATCCTTGTGTAATCTATCACTCAGGTGTCGTAAGGCGACATCTACAGCGTACAGCTCGGCTCGTTGGTGCAGTCATTGTGGCTGTGGTTACTGTCCACGTCCCTCTTCCTCAGCTCTCTGCCTGCCTTGTGTTGCTGACTGCTGCCGCTGTGGCTGTGGCCATGGTGGGCCGGCGATGAAGGCCGCTTGCCGTGCTCCTGGTGGTGCCCGTGATTCTGGTGATGGCCGTGAGCGTGCTCTTTGGTGCCACCGTGTGACTCCATGTCGCCCCCGTCGACGAATGCCACTCCTCCCTTGGTATCGTCCAGGGCCTCAAAGTTGTCATTGTGGTTGCTGTCAATTATGTCGCTCTCTGGCACCACCTGCAGGTAGGCTCTGACACGGTGGTGGCGGGCACCTGCGTCATCGCTGAAGTCGATGACACGACATTCGTAGGTGCCCTCATCGGACGGCTTGACTCGGGAGAGACGGAGTTTGTGGGAGATGTTGCTTCCCACGACCTTCACAACCTGGGAAATGCAGACAAAATATAGAGAGAAAGACACGAATTATGATGagattgaaaaacaaaatcattctTAAACC
This genomic stretch from Epinephelus moara isolate mb chromosome 16, YSFRI_EMoa_1.0, whole genome shotgun sequence harbors:
- the LOC126402436 gene encoding V-set and transmembrane domain-containing protein 2-like protein yields the protein MGAFRVLLGSLHYMGLYMQLSVSTRQAGHGEIENHISGNAMFTEVPHDMTAQRGQDVEMACSFRGAGTPSYSLEIQWWYIRNHLDWTDRQPWTTNEVAPEEEMPKDATKISVVKVVGSNISHKLRLSRVKPSDEGTYECRVIDFSDDAGARHHRVRAYLQVVPESDIIDSNHNDNFEALDDTKGGVAFVDGGDMESHGGTKEHAHGHHQNHGHHQEHGKRPSSPAHHGHSHSGSSQQHKAGRELRKRDVDSNHSHNDCTNEPSCTL